A single genomic interval of Mangifera indica cultivar Alphonso chromosome 5, CATAS_Mindica_2.1, whole genome shotgun sequence harbors:
- the LOC123217642 gene encoding transcription factor ICE1-like produces MLSRVNGVGWMEDKEDEDSATWTRNNVNTNTNTNTANNNNNNSVVMENQVEEMTSLSGFKSMLEVEDDWYVSGNTSLHNHQDITFSPPNLGDPATDNLLLNAVDSSSSCSPTSSVFNNLDASQMHYFMPPKNNLSTFLNVVSNNPLDHGFDLGEMGFLETQASHGLNRGGGGILGSFNDFSSNNQMTAPNLCSEPQFGATRVLQLPDNTNSFLGFRGYDENSGNSLFLSRSKLLRPLENLPPLGAPPTLFQKRAALRKNLADNGTNLGVLGAQSSQILSGLDSDKGKKEMSEDNERKRKFSFSDDVDDVSINGSGLNYDSDEFIENNRGEEIGKNGGSSSNANSTVTGGGDQKGKKKGLPAKNLMAERRRRKKLNDRLYMLRSVVPKISKMDRASILGDAIEYLKELLQRISDLHNELESTPPGSALTPTTNLHPLTPTPPTLHSRIKDELCPNSLSSPNGQPVRVEVRAREGRAVNIHMFCGRRPGLLLSTMRALDNLGLDIQQAVISCFNGFAMDIFRAEQCKEGQDVHPEQIKAVLLDSAGFHGLM; encoded by the exons ATGCTCTCTAGAGTGAATGGTGTGGGTTGGATGGAagataaagaagatgaagattcagCTACTTGGACCAGGAACAATGTCAACACCAACACCAACACCAACACCgccaacaacaataataataacagtGTTGTGATGGAGAACCAAGTGGAAGAGATGACTTCACTCTCTGGATTCAAATCTATGCTTGAAGTGGAAGACGATTGGTATGTTTCTGGTAATACTAGTTTGCATAACCATCAAGATATTACATTTTCTCCTCCAAATCTGGGTGACCCAGCAACGGATAATCTACTGCTCAACGCAGTGGATTCTTCCTCCTCTTGTTCGCCAACTTCATCTGTTTTCAACAATCTTGATGCGTCTCAGATGCACTACTTTATGCCACCCAAAAATAATTTGTCTACGTTCCTCAATGTTGTGTCAAACAACCCTTTAGACCATGGTTTTGATTTGGGTGAAATGGGGTTTCTTGAGACGCAAGCAAGTCATGGTTTGAACAGAGGTGGTGGTGGGATTTTGGGTAGTTTTAATGATTTCAGCTCCAATAATCAGATGACGGCTCCAAATTTATGTTCTGAACCGCAATTTGGAGCGACCCGTGTGCTTCAGTTGCCGGATAATACTAATAGTTTTCTGGGTTTTCGTGGGTATGATGAGAATAGTGGAAATTCTCTGTTTTTGAGTAGGTCTAAATTGTTAAGGCCACTTGAAAATTTACCTCCATTGGGAGCACCACCTACACTTTTTCAAAAAAGAGCTGCTTTGAGGAAGAATTTAGCTGATAATGGGACCAATTTGGGGGTTTTAGGTGCACAAAGTAGTCAAATTTTGAGTGGACTTGATAGTGATAAAGGGAAGAAAGAAATGAGTGAAGATAACGAGAGAAAGAGGAAATTTAGTTTTAGTGATGATGTGGACGACGTGAGCATTAATGGCTCGGGTTTGAATTACGACTCTGATGAGTTTATTGAGAATAATAGGGGGGAAGAAATTGGTAAAAACGGTGGGAGTAGCTCGAATGCAAATAGCACAGTTACTGGTGGTGGAGACCAGAAGGGCAAGAAGAAGGGTTTGCCAGCTAAGAATTTGATGGCGGAGAGGCGACGGAGGAAGAAGCTCAATGATAGACTGTACATGTTGCGCTCTGTTGTTCCAAAAATTAGCAAA ATGGACAGGGCTTCAATTCTTGGAGATGCAATTGAGTACTTGAAGGAACTTCTTCAGAGGATCAGTGACCTTCACAATGAGTTAGAATCAACCCCTCCTGGCTCAGCATTGACACCAACCACAAACTTGCACCCTTTGACACCCACTCCTCCTACCTTGCATAGTCGCATCAAGGATGAGCTTTGTCCCAACTCATTGTCTAGCCCAAATGGCCAACCTGTTAGG GTTGAAGTTAGGGCAAGAGAAGGAAGAGCTGTAAATATCCACATGTTTTGTGGGCGCAGACCAGGTCTTTTGCTCTCCACAATGAGAGCATTGGATAATCTTGGACTAGACATCCAGCAAGCTGTTATCAGTTGTTTCAATGGTTTTGCCATGGATATTTTCCGAGCTGAG CAATGCAAGGAAGGCCAGGATGTCCACCCTGAGCAAATCAAAGCAGTACTTCTGGATTCGGCTGGCTTTCATGGCTTAATGTAG